tgtcttttacttttctatttccgcaatcataattgtttttattataattagaagtaaaatacacaaacattaattcctatttacttgataataatcctattgtgtttggttaagtccgaaccatttatcaagtaaacatacttcgttgttgcattgtctcgatcttgtatccatagtcaatcacacaagttatcttgtatccatagtcaatcacacaagttatcttgttgtcatattgtctcaatctcatatccatagacgatcacacgaagtgtgaaccaattagttgtattgtctcgactcagtctatagacaatcactttcagagaaaggacttataggtggaaaagttttagattgaggtatatttgggtaccctcgtcttttcaaagtcgttagcctataatggttttaggaaaaacctaggttaaaggagaatcgactctagtcgcaactagtatcacacaggaggtgtggggattaggtttcccagttgctagagttctcccttatatagtcttcaaatcagggtttgcaatcaatgttaccttggtaacaaatcattcaatattcaccgtaaatgaaaacctgattagactcaagctaatatctttcaaccgttagatcaaacttagcttgttacacacaaatgaaaagtgacttcatttagatatgggtaaccgtacctaaacgtgtacaccttgttgtcttaacaatagttaaccgaagttagccatatgaacactttcatatcaaccttgttcatctcaatcacaactagttcaaatgactcaaatgatactagttttagagttgttcaattgtttatattctcatagaagtatacaagacacaattgaagcaaaatagattttgattcactcgaatcaattcatgaacattatagcaatggttttcaaaagattgcattccttattatataaatgtattagttcatgaacaaaccgattatagaacataacctactcaagtatgcgaacgggtacgcatacctaagtagacggacttagtttgggttcgccattaTGCGAACGCGTATgcgtaccttccaaactcagttaaatTCCGGAACTTGaatttacgccagtacgcatactaagttctcggacttttaactaaccaaccagtacgcatacatgtatacatactatgattcccggacttggaataacttgcaacagttagcatacaagttcgtatgcatactgtgatatatccaatcatggttacttgttataaactcccaattcaatcattgaaatattcttagaagacgggaatatctgtctcacacaaactattaccttcaaagaaattttcaagtgatcgaatgatcaatacgaaacattccgagtctacatcaaaagactgtctcacacaaatcatgtaaaatgttaccaggcgattttcacatgatcatcttttgattctcgtcaagaatataagatgaacttggttaaagcaaaatcttaccaacacatatttctaagcgagttaaactcagctcgaaatatcaaatgtgtataatcgaagtctatatagctatacgacttttgtctcaattaggaggtagagtagatagacttttgtatccacataccttttgttgatgaagttccacaatctccccttagtagttcttcatcttaaatctaTGAATGTCGTGAAgcctaaaactcaactacactttctatcctaatccgagacttagctataagtagactagaaatcaagacttataattttggaaactaaacttgacaaacaatcttgagataccaacgcttgtgagttcgaccgagcagtgctctaataggtTCTGTGCCAAACCCTTGATGTCTACCTCATTTTACAGTTGTTAATCCAAGATTCATCAAATTTGAAAGACTAGATCGTTTTGTAATAGGTTGTACCGCTTCAACTCTGTCAGAATTCTTATGGAATAATATTGATGGAATGGAATCAGATGAGGATATGAGGAATCACCTCAAATATAACTTCATGGAGTAGTCATTTTCTCGTAATTGAAAATAAAATCCATAATTTTTAAGAAGAATTCACTTTCAATAGTAGATAGAGCTATCAATTTATGACCTGGCCCATCAGTTGGCCCTAACCCGACTTGTTTCAACCTAGCCTGGTTTGGTCGTTGGTTAAAAGGAAAGGGTTAGGGTTGTCATTTATTAACCAATCATAAAGCGGTCCAAATAAGGGTCAACCCGCAGGTAATTACCCGTCGATCCTCTAGAGTTTTACTGTTTCTAAGTGGTTTAGGGTTTAGTTCAAAGTAAGAGTATCTCTCTTggaccaaaatcttccaaaattcATCAGTATAATTAGGAATTTTTGTTTAATTAAATCATCCAGAGATTTCATCTGGATTGTACCCCTTATTATTAGGAATCTTCATTACATACAACTCAACACGTAGTTAATTTCATATCTAATcacatataaaataataatatatcagGTTTAAAATAAACAATCAATCAACCAAACAAATCTCAGACATActcatttttatatttaagcgtTGTTTACCTTCATAGGATCAAAGCCAGTGAAAGATTAATTAAcaaataagaaatcaattgagATGATACATTAGATGTGGTCCATATGGTCGAATTCTCAGTAGGAGATATGGTAGAGTGTGAATTGTTTTATATACAAGATAGTTAATTATAAGGATATCGGTTGAATTGTTAACTATGAAGAGGTAAAAGAACATGAAGACGGTGATATGAAGCGCAAGATAGTTAATTGTAAGGATATGAGTTGAATTGTTAACTATGAAGAGGTAAAAGAACATGAAGACGGTGATATGAAACACATAAAATATATGGTGTAGTGTAGGTATTTAAGTACTGATTTATAAATAAATTGATCACTGTATGCTTTATTTACAATCAAAACTAATTGCTTTTAACCAAAATTATTTAAGTAATATGGTGGCTGTGATGTTAAGTTTTATTTAGGTGTCAAGCTTGAGCCTCCTTTACGGCTGAATTTTTTGTGATATAATATAATAAATTTTTAGTTCAAATTAATTTATACTAAAATTAGGGTTGAACCATCTAGGGCTAGGGGTAGCCAAATAGACCTGTAAGGAAAAACCGACCGGGTTAGGGTTGGTCATAATAAACTTGTAACCCGGTAAACCCGATGTGAGTTGACCCTAACCCAACCCGTTTTCGATTCAGTTTCAGATCTTGTGATGCATACTTTAAATGGTCAAAgttctaattttgatcaatttatAATTGTGGTTCAAAACCGTGACGCTCCATTTATATTCTCTGGTGTTAGATCTTGATTATTGAATCTTGAGCAATGGATTGTCGGTAGACAAGAATTTTCTATTTTTTCCTTTATTGAACCTTCAAGCATTGCTGCCTTTTATTCAAGAAAAACTGGTAATTTTATTTCTAAAACCGTGGATTCTTAAACTTTGTCTAATATTTCTAATGCCTCTTTTTTCGGTTCCAAAGTAtcaccttcttcttttttcttctaaatcattATTTGACAAAGTTGTTTCTTCTATAGTACTTATGTTGATTATGCATCAATGCAATGTCAGATCTGTAAATGTATTGATCATTCGGCTGTTAAGGGTTCATATAGGTATACTTATTTGAAATGTTCTTCTACTCTATCTGCTTAAAGAGTATTTACTGGCTTACAGATTGAGGATGGTTCTTCCCATGCTATTAAGACCATTTTTTATTGGTAAAGTATTCGGTGCttgcgagtttcgaactcaggttgctagtatcatcacccaatgactttaccattgtAGCTATGTATTTTTCGCTGGTGTGCAAGTTACTTATGCTTGTGATTCTTCTATAGAGCCAGAATGTATGTGGTGGTACCTGGTGCAACCACTCACACGGGTAACAACTTTGGTTGTTATATTCTTCTAATCCTTATCAAGGTCATGATAGAGTAATGGTAGAAAATGGATTTTCTACCAATTTCTTTGGCCGGTGAGTCTTATCTTCCAACATTTAATTCTGACTTTAAGCTAagtgatgttctttatgttccacGAATTACTCAGAATTTTCTATGCCTTGGGAAGTTTGTTAAGGAGAATGCTTTCTCTATCACTTTCTCAACTATTAAAGATCTTGATACTGATAAAGTGTTAGATGAGAGAGAGGAAAGAATAATATATACCCTATCAAGTCTATTATAATATACACAATAAGATCATGTTTCGTATGTTTCTCTTCAAGGACTTTATCAATTTGGCATAAAATATTTGGTCATTTATCAAGCATCTTCAACAGGAGGCACACATCAAAGTTGTTGTTCCTGAAGATACTTTTATGTGCCATTATTATCAATTTGGTAACAATAATAAACTTCCATGCATGATGTCTACTCGAGTTACTCATGAACCTTTGGAATTAGTACAttgtgatgtgtggggaattTCTCTGGATATAAATACTACATCATTTCCATTTACGGTTATAGCAGATTcaattggatttatccaatgaaaCTAAGGATAGATAGTCTTGCATGCTTTAAACACTTTAAAACCATataactgaagaaaaaaaatcactatGATCAAATCCATTCCATGTGATGAAGCCTTTGAATTGGTTAAAGGCAAGTTTAAGTGTTTTCTAAATGATTATGCAATTTTAGTATCTTCCTTAATCTCTTTTACCGAATTTTACTATCAAACActttttttctttagattttaCAACTAGTTTATCATTCCCTTAAAATAAAGAACTTTTAAATCTATTATTAAGGATCCTAAATAGAAAGTGTCTATGGATAAAGAATACGAGGATTTTCAGAATAACAAGACTAGATAGTTCGTGTTCCTTATGATGCATCCATGAACGTTCTTGGATCGGTGTAAGTGGGTGTATAAGCTTAAATTTAAAGCAAGTTTCACGATTAAAAGGTTCAAgtctaggttggtagctaaaggatgtCATCGAGAAGAAGGAGTGAACTTTAGAGGAACTTTTATTCTTATTGTTAAAGCCACATCACTAAGGTTACTGTTAGGTCATGCTTTAACCGCAAATTGGGTTATTAAGCAGTTTGATATGTCAAATGCCATTCTTTATGACATGTTGACCGAAGATGTTTTCATGGAGCAGCCTTAAAGTTGCATTGATCCTGCCAAGCCAAATCATGTCCGTCGTCTAATGAAATCTTTTTATGGGCTCAAACAGGCACCTAAAGCCCAATGCAAATGaacatgaacaaactccaatatgtcCATTTCTAGGGAGTGATATGAGTGGATGTAACTTGTAAGTGACCATGCGATAGTAAGATACTTCCACCTGAAAGAAAAGTTGTATCGTAAATTGTTGGAAGACTTGGAGGAAAATGAGTGATTTGAGTATAGTGTCTATTGTTACTTACTTCCGATATCTACTTTGGTTATTTATGAATTGATCTACATAGTGaaagaaatctttctttctgTAGGGTGCTGCTAAATCATACTCAGTACGTGATAGAAGTGCGTGCAAACGAGGCGTTTCCTAGTAAGTAAAAAAAGTAGAAACATCCATCCACAAGTTGAAAACATCATAAATAGGTAGAATTCTTTCTTCCCTCCTATACTAGTATATAAGAACTGAAAAGAATCCCATTTGCTCTTAATATAGCTCGACTCTCCTGGATGAACACATTTTCATCACTAAGAGAGTCTCTCTCAAACCTCTCTAAAGCATTAAACAGAAGACTAAATTAAAACGATCTTCATAgttagttatagagttgtttatTTCTATAAACGATCTTCAATTTCCTGTATTTCCTGACTTCTTATTTTTGCCAAACCATTGGTTCCTTCTAACCGATCTCGCCCTCTTCCATTTCTCAATATTTCTCAACTTGGCATACATTCTTCGAATGTGAACCAGTTTTCGAGATTGTTGGTCTATGATTCTAGCAATGGATGGATTCTCGCTAAAGATTATTTCATACCCATCATGAAAAGAGTCCATTCCTTCTGGAAGAAGTTGCCAAAACAGGCCACCAGCTGTTGCACCTCCACTTCTGGCTGATGAGTAGATCTTATAAAACACTGTATTGAACATAAAATCCCTCTGGTAAGGGTTGTAACCAGGGCTTTTCCATGATTTTCCAAACTCTGTCAGAAGTAATGGCTTCCACAGAACATTTTGGGCGTCGTGAATATGAGTGTTGAGCCAGTTGTTTAAGAAAGAGAGTTGGCCTTGATATTTAGAGCTCGATAACCTGTTACAGAGAAACTATAACGTGAGAATCTCAAGCGAATTCGGGTAATTAACAAATGAGCTTGTGCATGTCCATACATGTTCCTGCTCATGCTGTGTTATGTAGAATTGTGTGTATGCTACTTGTTATAACATTTGATATATTATCTATTGCCAGCAGAACGTACCATTGATCGGGATATGAATGAACCGTGGCAAAATCAATGCCCGGAATTTGATTATTAGCAATGAAATCAGTTCCTACTTGATAACCACCAGGATTATACTGCTTCTTATCGGGTGATGTATCTCCATAAAATCCTTCTAAACCAGCTTCCAGCAAGTGTTTTCTGTCAATGGACTTCACATGAGAAGCCATTTCTGTGATCCACGCCTGCCattcaaaaaaaaaccaaaatcaaattagCATGAACAACAATCAAGCATTATCAACTACAACAGTTGTTACACAATTGCACATTCAAAATAACAGACAATGCCACACTCAACAGccaaatttctagatctaaaacGCCAACAACAATGTGTAATAAATAAAAAAGTCTAAGTTACAAAAAAAGAATTGAAATTGGGGagatgggttttcaaaattataacCTGTATAGTTTTTCCGGATAGATCTGATAAGCATCTTGGTTCATTGATCAACTCCCATGACATGATTGTTGGGTCATCCATATAAGCAACTCCAGTAATACTATTGTGTCTTCTGAGAACAGTCTGTGTAGAAAATCAACATCAAAATTTATCAAGATAATTTAATAAGTAAAATGCAAGAAAATTCATGACTCAATTAGATCCTTCAAATGAAGTTAGTGTACCTTGACATGATTCTTATAAAATCCCTTAACAACAGGGTTTGtatagaaatcatcttcagatgatATGTATTGCCCTTGATTTCTAGCCCATTCTACATATTGCTTCCTCCCTCCAAAGTTTTCATAGTTATTAACCAGACTCAATATAAGCTTAATTTGATACTTTTTAGCCTCAGCTACAACAAAATCCAATCccttcaaaaacaaaaatcaatttcagCATCATGTATACCAAAAATAAGAATGAAGACTCAAATTTCAGAATTGTACCTTGAACATGTCTTCATTGTAAGAACCAGGAGAAGATTGTAAAGGTCTATAACCAGCATCACTAAATGCCCAAGTCCTGGCAACAGATAGACCATGTTTAGAAGCTTGTTGAAAAACAGATGATACTTTGCTTCTTTGAGATGGGTCTGAAGCTATTAACATTAACCAATAAGCATTAAACCCATTTGCATAATATGGACTTCCATTTAACATAAATTGTGTTCCTTTAATTCTTATGAAATCCCCTGTTGTTGTTGCTTCAACTCTGTTGTTAATATCTTGATTCTGCTGCTGAATTAATACTAAGATCAACAGCAAACCCAAACCCCAGTGCCTCATTTCTCTCAGTCTCTGAtcagaaaatgaaggagaaagaaaaagtTATGTCTTCAGTGTTAAGCAGAGTAAGCTAAGTGGTATTGAGAAATGGGTTTTTGTAGTTCCAAAAATAGATTCTGAAATCTGATAAAGGCATTTATGTGTAAAAACAGTAAACCGTCCAGAAGAGAAGCAGTTGGTTGGATGATTCCAACGGTCCTAATATTTTTGCCACATTATTTTAACTCTTTCCACTGCCCCTTTGTTTTAGTTTTTAGCTACGATTTGACATAAAGATCCTTGTGTGCGATGGGTTATTGCATCAAACGACATGTTCCGGTAGGGGTGAATTAGTCAAactaaataaaacaaaataataagcCAGAGACAAGACAGAGCAAGAGTGTCATACCGACAATGTTGATTGCGGAATTTGGCAACATTTTAAATATAAAAACTAACAGTAAAGTGGTTCaactaaaacaaaattagaaaacAAGGCAATTACGCAATTGATTGATGCAAAAGCATGCAGAGTTATGGAGGGAATTAAGGAATCAAAGCTGAATATATCAAAAGGAGGAGGAGGGGAAGAAAGAAAGCAAAGAAGATTGATACTTTGCTTTTCCTTGTCTTTGGTACTGATTGGTTCAGAGTCGAGACCTAACCTTTTCTTAAAAGTGTTTGTTGTTCAGTGCTATGTTCATGGAATCATGGAACGTATTTTTGTTTATCAGATGGTCACATTAGTAGGACTGACTAGTGAAAAATGTGAAATGAGCAACCAAGGTGCTATAATGGCAGACGCAAGGAACATGGGAGAGGAAGAGGCAACCCATGTGACTGGTACGTGGTGTACGGGTCTGGGGTACCCTAGCGTAAATACACGCCATTCGAGCCATAATTTTTGGGTAGGAGTGGTGCCCTGTGAAGTTTGATCCTTCATGAGATGAGATTCCACAACCATAAACTGAAATGCATGTACTTGCACAATCACGTTGCTTCTTTCTCTTTTGTGTTGTTGTGGACCAAGGCCTGGCCAACTTATCTTTAATAAAAGAAGATCCTGAACATCATGTGCATTTAGGAGGTACTTGGTCCCAGGTAATTGGAGTATAGATGAAACAAAACAAGAATTACTGTCCCCGCTCTAGCAGTCTAGCTTGCATCGCGTATCCCGCAGCTCTCACTATATTCCCAAGGCATTGCCAAGATGAGCAGAGAAAAACGAGAAAGGGAGCATGAGAGGAGCGTCCTGGGATCTGTTCCAGCCGTGATATGCGCTAAACTGTACGTGCACTGCATATAATAATAATACATGATATAATTGGTGAATAGAGAGGTTGGTTGAAATGACCACCTGATTCACAAAGCAGTATATCAAACTACAAAAATTTCTCTTGGATGTCCAAATACGTCCATGGACCTGACCAGTTATCATTCTGCACACGACAAGAACAttttgtattaaaaaaaaaatactatccaCCGATCTATCTATCAGCAAGGAATTTATAGAAAATCTATTTTGCTTTTTTTTGCCGACTGTCAAGTAAGTTTGGCAACTTACTGACGGCTTATACAATTTCATTATTAGTACTATACAGAGCCTTGCAGAAGAAGAGGTATTTGATTGATCAACACTGCAAGCAAGTATGGTGGCGTATTATTTTGGTTTAATGGGCCAGCTTATGTGTCAGCACTGCCTGGAGAATCAGAAACAGatgttgctgatgatgatgatccaCTATCAGAAGACCATAGTAGAGCCACAGTGCCAACAACAACGGCAGCACCAACCGAACTCCAAATACCCCATCTTTGTCTATTTTTCCTTCTTTGCCTAAGACGCCGTTCCATCTCTACAAGTAACATACACACCAGAATATGACAAAAATCAATAATAATTCGGTACAAGTAAATCATGTTTGAGATATCTGCGTCTCAGTATACGTGTGTAAAATGGAAAAATCTAGTTTTTAAGAACGCCTGGGTCGATGAGATAGATCGAAACATGGTAAATGTGTTTCATTTTGAGAAAAATATACAAACTCTAAAAgtcaaatttgatcatgtaacAAGATATGAAACTAAAATATTCTTGTGTTGTTAACCAGTGATCATGAATAAGAAGAATAGAGGAAAAAGgaggaaaagaacaagaaatctcACCAATAGCTTCTTGGTTCCTTTGTGACATCTCAGCATTCACAACTTCGTAGTAATGCAGCCTGTCTGACAAGCGAGCAATCTCAAAGTTCTTTGACTCAATCTGAGACTTTATCTCCATCTCAGCCTCAGCCTTTGCAGTCGCCCGACCAATAGAATTTGAAACAATCCGTGCATTATGAATTTGTTGGCACAGGTCTGCTGCTATATCTAAAGTCGAATCCTTATCTTTTTCTGTGACCATCGGGTCTGCAGGTAGTTTCAACCCTATAACAGCCAAACGACGCTGGAGCTGCTGCCAATGTGTTTGCATTTTATTGAAGGCTTCCTCGGCTCGCTTTCGTTTTTCTATCTCCATTAGCAAATTTAATCTTATTTCACGCAGCTCAGcctcaaaatctcggagagaggACGATGCGCCACCGTCACTAGAGAGTTCTAAAACAAGCAAGAAAGCCTGGTCAGGTTGTGCATTCTTTGCATGCTCTGTATATAAAGCCTTTCTTCTGAAAATATATAATCTTATCCCCCAAAAACATAACACTGTGTTCATGTAAGTATCTAAGAAATTTGTGCCTTTTCAAATTCGTCAAGAGGAACTCTCAAAAATGCATGCCAACTACACTGTTGAGAAATTGATGACCATATGAGGTCCGACGCACTCAATGAGTGCAAAAGAAACTTACTGGATCATTTAAGACTAAGCTAGAAAAGTAAACAGCTAAAAACGCTAAGTAGCAAAGGAAAATGATGTCTGGCCAACAAAAAGACATGGTCAAGTGATTGCAAGAGATCTTGTTTGCGCTAGACTGCGCTGCGCACTAGCCTCATACAATCGTGCATGGAATCTCATCCGTGAGACAGCCTTGTGGCTATGAGATAGCCGCTAGACGGTGAGGCCCATTAGCCTCACACACCCTCATGTGTACAATCTCTTCCGGGATATTTCTTGCTGTGCTAATGTAGCCATGTTTTATGGACCATAGAGAAAAGTACAGCATATACAAGAACGCAGGATTGTGAACTGACTCAATTGAGTGCAAACAGAATAAGTTCCAACAATGCTTCTTCTTCAATAACACGTAGGCATTGCTTACCCACATGCATCAAATAATTTTGCTTTTCTAAATACCACGATTCTAAGGTAGAGGTAACGCACAACAGAGCAATGAATTATGGATTTCAGTAACTAATTCATTGTGCTAAGTGTGTCATTGCAAATCAAAAAGCATACTGAATTATTAACATTCTTTTAAGCTAACGAACACATGAAAGAACAATGTATTATTGCACAACGGACTTGGTATGGAGAAAGTAGGACAACTTCCCATGAATTCCACCAAGCGCAAGAATGATAGACATAACCCCAAAAAATGCCAACACAACAATGCATGGTGCTTCCTAACCGTGTACTTTGGGTCTACAGGAACTACACTGCGCGCCTGTTTAGGTTCTCACCCTAGTCTCTTGCAGATTGCTAAGCCCTCCTATTTCTAGTCTCCCAACTAACAGAAATCCAAAAACTGTCTATTACATATGCTTGTGCAGtaacaattaaaaaaaagaaataagtAATTTACCTTCATACGCATCATAAAACTCCCCCACTGGTGTAGTCAGAACCAAAGATTCGTCCTGCTCAACTCCACCATTATCCTCCACCACCACATCTGTAACGTTTTTACTAATCCCAATCGAACTCGTGGATTCTTGAGGTTCTTGAGAATCAAATAAGTGATCAAACTCATAATCTCTCTGGCATCCATTAGAACCAGAATTCATCACCAAATTCTCCGTCTTCTCCACCACACCATCACAACAACCATTCGAACCcactaccaccacctcctcctcacAAACCGGAGCCGACGAAGCAAAAGAAAACTCCGGAACCACCGTCACATCTTTGACATCATCCTTATCACCGCCATTTTGATGGAAAGAAGCTGAGATTTGGTCTTGAGAAACGCTACGTAGACGAGGACCGCGTCGTTTATGATTAATAATATATGGAGAAGGCggaaatgatgatgaagaatccggAATCGGAGTTGTTTCAGGTGTTGTATATAACAATGGAGATGGAGATTGTTGTGATTGTTTAGGAGGAGGAATTTCCTTGACTGTTGGTGGAATAGGGGTTGTGTTTCTCCTCTCCAATTTCAGTATCGATTTTCTTGGAGCTAAGCTTCGATCTAACAAACTATCTATAGATATTGCTGTAAATGTAGGCATAATTCTATTTACAAACACAGAACAAAAATCAAACCCTCATTTCGATTCatttatgaaaattgaaattgtgtGATTCTATTGAGAGAAGAAGAGATAGAAGGGGGAACAGTCGATACGGATTCAGTAAAGACAGAAGAGATTCgattttgtttttgttagttGGGGTTGGGGTCTAGAATCTCCTCCTCTTCTTAATggaaaaaaaaggaagaacaaAAATATCTCTCTCCTCGTTCTAATTGTGTGTTTTATTTTGTTGACTCGTACCCAAACTTTATGATTAGGTGTTAATTACCTCCTTAGATTCAAACCAGCTGTCGATTGAGGTGGTCAAAGTTACAACCACCTATATTTCTGACCAAGGGAATACCTGCGCTGGAAGATAAGTAGGTGTTGTACACCTACCAATATACTATAAAATTGGAATCATTCTTCAACTAATAACTGCTTTTATATAACGCGTCCATACCATGACCTCAAAAGTGAAAGAGCTGTAGCTTTATAGTCTCGTAGACCTTTGGTGATTGTGTAATCACAGTTTAAATTTGACCCTCTAGCTTGTTCAGATGAGCTAAGAATTTCCAAAGTCAGCACCTCCTTGTACTTTTAATCAAAAAGATTATGAGTAATGGGGGCACTTATTGTAACCATGTGTGATGTAAAACATGGTTTAATTGTGGAGACTTTTTAGATTCAAAATGATTTATTTGTCCTTTTTATTATGGATGCCCTACTGGGTCTCTTGAGATTCCGGAGTTCAAACAGGCACAATTCACAGTCAAGCCTGAGCTAGCATTGGTCAATCACATAGTTGGGTCAGTCAAAGAAGAAGCCAATGCTTAACAGTTTAAGACTGCTCTAAGCACCCCGCAGATTTATGCATGACTGTGGAGTACTGATACCTGAAGCATAATATTCAGTCTCTTCTCTCGTTCTGCAGACCAACTAATCTGTcgtaaaataaaaatggaaagaaaaa
This is a stretch of genomic DNA from Papaver somniferum cultivar HN1 chromosome 1, ASM357369v1, whole genome shotgun sequence. It encodes these proteins:
- the LOC113288308 gene encoding uncharacterized protein LOC113288308 — protein: MPTFTAISIDSLLDRSLAPRKSILKLERRNTTPIPPTVKEIPPPKQSQQSPSPLLYTTPETTPIPDSSSSFPPSPYIINHKRRGPRLRSVSQDQISASFHQNGGDKDDVKDVTVVPEFSFASSAPVCEEEVVVVGSNGCCDGVVEKTENLVMNSGSNGCQRDYEFDHLFDSQEPQESTSSIGISKNVTDVVVEDNGGVEQDESLVLTTPVGEFYDAYEELSSDGGASSSLRDFEAELREIRLNLLMEIEKRKRAEEAFNKMQTHWQQLQRRLAVIGLKLPADPMVTEKDKDSTLDIAADLCQQIHNARIVSNSIGRATAKAEAEMEIKSQIESKNFEIARLSDRLHYYEVVNAEMSQRNQEAIEMERRLRQRRKNRQRWGIWSSVGAAVVVGTVALLWSSDSGSSSSATSVSDSPGSADT
- the LOC113288300 gene encoding mannan endo-1,4-beta-mannosidase 7-like — encoded protein: MRHWGLGLLLILVLIQQQNQDINNRVEATTTGDFIRIKGTQFMLNGSPYYANGFNAYWLMLIASDPSQRSKVSSVFQQASKHGLSVARTWAFSDAGYRPLQSSPGSYNEDMFKGLDFVVAEAKKYQIKLILSLVNNYENFGGRKQYVEWARNQGQYISSEDDFYTNPVVKGFYKNHVKTVLRRHNSITGVAYMDDPTIMSWELINEPRCLSDLSGKTIQAWITEMASHVKSIDRKHLLEAGLEGFYGDTSPDKKQYNPGGYQVGTDFIANNQIPGIDFATVHSYPDQWLSSSKYQGQLSFLNNWLNTHIHDAQNVLWKPLLLTEFGKSWKSPGYNPYQRDFMFNTVFYKIYSSARSGGATAGGLFWQLLPEGMDSFHDGYEIIFSENPSIARIIDQQSRKLVHIRRMYAKLRNIEKWKRARSVRRNQWFGKNKKSGNTGN